The genomic interval TTGTACTTTGCGCGCAGCGCGTTGATCTCATAGATGCACGCCTCCATCAGCAGGGGATCGGTGATGTTGTCAAACTCGTTGTAGGCCTGTTCGAGCTCGCGGCGCACGCCGAGCATCTCGGCGCGCACGCGCTGCACCTCTGCGCGGTGCGCCCGCTGCTGCTTTCTCTGACTGGACATGGAAAAGCCTCCGTTCGCTTTTCTGTATATTCTATGTCAGCGGCGGTGGTTTTAGTCAGAGCGCAGCGAAATTTTCCAGGTATAGCAGCGGGTGACGCGCGCATACTGTGCCTGGACAACATATCCGACGCGCGCTGCAGCGAAGCAAACCCGCGGAGGCCGCCCGGCACACAGGCCGCGGCGCAGCATCCGATCCCTGCAAGAGCTTTGCAGGCTGTTGCATCCAGCGCGGGAACGACCCGCTCCGGACCACCGGAACGCCGTTCGGCACGGATTGCGTCAAGTGCCGGAGCGGCAGGGGACAGCCCAAAAAGTTCCGGGGCGGCGGGGAGCACACTTTTCGTGTTCCCCGTCTATTTTTTGGAATTCCTTGCATTTCCGGCCTTGATACGCTATACTAGATTAGTTAAGGTATGAAACGAATGCTACCACATCTTGTGATATGAGAGGGATCCAACGACATGGCAAAGGCCCCAACAACGACTTACGGCAATGACAGCATCTCGATGCTCAAGGGCGCGGAGCGCGTGCGCAAACGCCCCAGCGTCATCTTCGGCTCTGACGGGCTGGAGGGCTGCGAGCACGCGGTGTTTGAAATTCTTTCGAACGCGATCGACGAGGCGCGCGAGGGATTCGGCAATATTATAACCGTTACGCGCTACGAAGACAAGTCCATTGAGGTGGAGGATTTCGGGCGCGGCTGTCCGGTGGACTGGAACGAGAAGGAGCAGCGCTACAACTGGGAGCTGATCTTCTGCGAAATGTACGCCGGCGGCAAGTATAAAAACAACGAGGGCGAAAACTACGAGTACTCGCTCGGCCTCAACGGCCTCGGCGCGTGCGCCACGCAGTACGCCTCGGAATACATGGATGTGACCATCTGGCGCGACGGGAAAAAATACACCCTGCATTTTCGCCACGGCGAGGTCGTCGGCGGGCTCGAGAGCGCCCCGGCCGACCGCAAAAAGACCGGCACGACCATCCGCTGGCGGCCGGATCTGGAGGTGTTCACGGACATCGACGTGCCCGAGAGCTATTTTCAGGACGTGCTGCACCGGCAGGCTGTGGTCAACCGCGGCGTGACGTTCCGCCTGCGCGTGCAGCGCGGCGGCGCGTTTGAGACGACGGACTACTGCTACGCCGACGGCATCCTCGACTACGTTAAAGAGCTGGCCGGGGAGGACGCG from Clostridiales bacterium carries:
- a CDS encoding DUF2508 family protein; translation: MSSQRKQQRAHRAEVQRVRAEMLGVRRELEQAYNEFDNITDPLLMEACIYEINALRAKYNCAVHDLKNLTQ